The nucleotide window ACGTATTACTTTCTTTTTCGAATTCAGGTAAGCTGATTATACTTTCAACTCATCAAATGGAAACTGCTGAAAAATTATGTTCGGAAATCCTTCTTATCAATAAAGGAAAAGAAGTCTGCAGCGGCAGTATCTCGGAAATAAAAAGAAAATTTGCTTCAAATAATATTAAAATTGAGTTTGAGGGTGATGGAACTTTTATTAAAAATTTGCCGTTTGTAAAAAGCTTTGATTCATACAACAACTATGCAGAAATTCAATTAACAGATTCGTTTGCACCTTCAGAATTTCTTAAAACTGTAATAGATAAAATAGAAGTAAAACAATTTTCTACAGTTGAGCCAACATTAAATAAAATTTTCATAGATGTAATTAAAGAAGATTCAGATAAAAAATGACAATTTTAAAAACTTTAGCAGTCGCAAGGTGGGAGTATTTCGAGAAGATAAAAACGAAAGCATTTATAATTTCTATGGTAATCACTCCTTTGATCATTATTGCTTTTGCCGTTTTACCTTCGATGCTGTCTCAACAAGAAGATGAATCAACCAAGTTTATCGGAATTATTGATCCTTCCCAAAATTATTTCCAGGAATTAAAAAACGAGTTGATTAAATATAAATTCAAAAATGATCAGCCCAATTTCATAATACAGAATCTCTTTGATTCTTCATTAAAGTTTGACGATTTAAAAAAGAAAGCTGATAAAAAAGTTTTCGAAGGAAAATTACAAGGTTACATTTTAGTGCTCAACTCTAAAACTGATTCCTTGAAATTTGAGTATAGAAGCAAAAGCATTGGCAGCTTCAGCGATCTTAATAAACTTGAGAATGAGCTGAATAATATTAGGATAAAAAATTATCTTACTTCTGCAGGACTATCACAAAATATTAGGGAGGTCGTGAACAACAATTCAGAGCTTGACCAAATCATTATTGAAGAAGACGGGAAAGAAAGTTCCTCGGATTTCATGGTAGTATTTTTTTCTTCTTTTATTTTTATAATATTATTAATGATGATGGTTATCTACTCGGGGCAAATGTTAGTCAGGAGCCTCGTCGAAGAAAAAGCAAACAGGTTAATTGAAATTCTCATCTCAAGCTGTACGCCCGAAGATCTTTTAACAGGAAAAATATTAGGGCTCAGTTTACTCGGGCTTACCCAGCTTCTCATTTGGGCGATGATCGGGATTACCCTTGCCGGTGCTGCAGTTATTCCCTATACAGCTTTCGAAAATATTTTACCGATGCTAATTTATTTTATCCTTGGATTCTTACTTTACACAACAATTTTTGTTGGTGTTGGTTCAATTGTTTCTACCGAGCAGGAAGCACAGCAAGTCACAAGCTATTTAAGTTTGATAATGATGCTTCCTGTGGTTATTGCTGTACCTGCAATTCAAAACCCTGATACAATGCTTGTAAAAATTTTATCTTTCTTCCCCCTTACAACTCCATCTATAATGTTATTAAGATTAAACATTTCCGAAATTTCAATACCTGAAATATTATTAACAATTTCGATTCTTATCCTTTCAATTGTACTGATGATTTATATTTCATCTAAGATTTTTAGAATTGGAATTCTTTCGTATGGCAAGCGACCTTCCTTGAAAGAAATATCCCGATGGCTTAGAGAGAAATAATTCTCTAGTTTATTTTTCCTAAAAGAATTAATACTTTTTGTTCTTTTTCACTATTGATATTTTAGTTTAAATATTAAGTTTGGCTAACTAAAAATCAAATCATTAAAAGAATGCTTTTTATTTTTTCCGGACTTGCTGCTCTCATACCTATGATCATTTACCTTCTGATTATCTGGCGCTTTGACAGATACGACCGTGAACCTTTCAAACTTTTATTACAAAATTATCTTTGGGGTGCTATCGGGGCTATTGTTCTTGCCTTAATCGGCAGTATAATTTTTTCAAGTGTACTTAATAAAATTATCGCTGATAATAATCTTGTTGATAAACTAAGTGCAATTGTTGTAGCGCCCTTCGTTGAAGAAATTACCAAAGGAGTTTTCCTATTAATAACTGTTTCGAGCATTAAATTTGATAATATAACTGACGGGATAGTTTATGGCGGCGCAATTGGACTTGGGTTTGGAATGACTGAAAATTTTTTTTACTTCATTTCTTCTACGGATAGTATTTCAGGTTGGATCGCAATTATAATTATCAGAAATTTATTTTCCGGAGTAATGCATTGTGTCTCAACCGGGACTTTAGGAGCCTTCGTTGCGCTGGCAAAATTTAAATCCGGCATTGCTAAAATTATTCTACCAACTGTTGGATTGGGTATAGCTATGTTTATTCACGCTATTTGGAACGCAAGTGTTAGTTTTGAAAGTACTGCTGCAATAGGCTTTTTATTTTTATTTCTAACTGTGTTAATATTTATAATTATTTTTTCACTTTCAGTTAAAAACGAGAGGAAAATTATTTACTCTCAATTGCTTTCCGAAGCGAGCAGCGGCTTAATTCCTCCATCTCATCTGGAAATTTTAAGTTCATCAAGCAGGGATAGAGCAGGATGGATTGAAGAATCTATTAGAAAGACATACATAAAAGCGGCAACAACACTAGCCTTTAGAAAAATTCAACTCGAAAATTCCAATGGGATGAGTAAATTGTACTATGAAAATGACATCTCTAATTACAGGTTATTTATTAAAAGTTTATTAAAAAATATTGCTGCTACTTAAATGAATCTGAAACAAAATAGGTTCACCATTTTTGCAGTCGAAAGTATATTTAACCCTGATAGAATAAATCAAGTAGATTATTTTTCAATCGAGCATACCATACTTCTAAAGTCTTTTATACTGCAAAATACTATCGAGCAGCTGCAGAGTAGTTATCCTGAAGATGGTATAAATGTTTTATTGAATTCTGAAGATCAAAGTTTTATTCCTGATTTTTTATTATCCGATTTGATCCAATTAGTATATTGGGAAAAATTGGATCGGGATTTTTTATTTTCAATAATTGAAAGTTATTTCTCAAATAACCTGGACAAGATTATTTTTCATAATCAAGCAATAGGCTTTACTTCAAACGATATAAATAAAGCATCGAGTCTGATTTCACAACAGGATAATATTGTATTTGGTAAATCAGAAAGTGAATTTATTTCTTTCATAGCTTTTTGTAATATTGATGCAGATACGCTGATAGAATTTGTAAACCCGGATTTTCATTATGACAAGTTTTTATCCGCCATTAATCGGAATGATCATTTTCTTAATATACTATCGAATTTTATGATTATAAATGATTTCAAAAATTTCAATAAACTATATCACGAACTTTCGAAAAAAGAAAGTGAAGCATATTGTTCTCAAAAGATGCATGAAAAATTCACTCACCTTTTTATTGAGTACAAGGAACTTTTAAAATGAGCAAAGTTGGTATCTTTGGCGGAACGTTCGATCCAATTCATCATGGACATTTGATAACCGCTCAATCAGTTAAAGAACTTCGTTCGCTCGATAAAATTATTTTTATACCTGCATTTATTTCACCTCATAAACAACATGCAAAAGCTTCGAGCGCACAGAATCGGTTAAACATGTTAAAACTTGCCCTTGATGATATTCCTTTTTTTGAATGCTCTGATTTTGAAATCAAGCAGCATACGATTTCTTACACAATAGATACACTTCGTGAATTTAAAAAATATTATGATGACATTGACTTAATAATAGGTTATGATAATATTTTTCAATTTCATACCTGGAAACAGCCGGACGAGATTCTAAAATTATCTAATGTGATCGTACTTAAAAGAAAATCATCTCACCCGTTAAATTTTATCGATAAGTATGTTGAAGCTGCTGTGTTCGTTCAAACACGTGGAATTGAAATAAGCGCAACCGATATTCGCAATCGTGTTCATCAGGGTCTGCCGATTCACTACCTCGTGCCTGCAATTGTTGAAAATTATATTTACGATAATAAACTTTACAAGGAATAAAATTGAATATATTAGTCACCGGAGGAGCTGGATTCATTGCTTCTCAAATAGCCGATGCGTTTATAAACGAAGGTCATCAAGTTACAATCGTTGATGATCTTTCTTCTGGATTTATAAAAAATGTAAATCCAAAAGCAAAATTTATAAAAGCTAACATCTGTGATAAAAATCTTTCTCAACTATTTGAAAATGAAAAGTTCGATGTCATTAATCATCACGCTGCTCAAATGGACGTTAGGAGATCGGTTAAAAACCCCGAGTTTGATGCTACAACAAATATTCTTGGCACTATTAACTTGCTTCAAAATGCCATCAAGTTTAAAGTAAATAAATTTATGTTCGCTTCAACCGGTGGAGCTGTTTACGGCGAACAGGAGTACTTCCCTGCTGATGAAAAACATCCGACACAACCTCGCTCACCTTATGG belongs to Ignavibacteriales bacterium and includes:
- a CDS encoding PrsW family intramembrane metalloprotease, which gives rise to MLFIFSGLAALIPMIIYLLIIWRFDRYDREPFKLLLQNYLWGAIGAIVLALIGSIIFSSVLNKIIADNNLVDKLSAIVVAPFVEEITKGVFLLITVSSIKFDNITDGIVYGGAIGLGFGMTENFFYFISSTDSISGWIAIIIIRNLFSGVMHCVSTGTLGAFVALAKFKSGIAKIILPTVGLGIAMFIHAIWNASVSFESTAAIGFLFLFLTVLIFIIIFSLSVKNERKIIYSQLLSEASSGLIPPSHLEILSSSSRDRAGWIEESIRKTYIKAATTLAFRKIQLENSNGMSKLYYENDISNYRLFIKSLLKNIAAT
- the nadD gene encoding nicotinate (nicotinamide) nucleotide adenylyltransferase; protein product: MSKVGIFGGTFDPIHHGHLITAQSVKELRSLDKIIFIPAFISPHKQHAKASSAQNRLNMLKLALDDIPFFECSDFEIKQHTISYTIDTLREFKKYYDDIDLIIGYDNIFQFHTWKQPDEILKLSNVIVLKRKSSHPLNFIDKYVEAAVFVQTRGIEISATDIRNRVHQGLPIHYLVPAIVENYIYDNKLYKE
- a CDS encoding ABC transporter permease, with the translated sequence MTILKTLAVARWEYFEKIKTKAFIISMVITPLIIIAFAVLPSMLSQQEDESTKFIGIIDPSQNYFQELKNELIKYKFKNDQPNFIIQNLFDSSLKFDDLKKKADKKVFEGKLQGYILVLNSKTDSLKFEYRSKSIGSFSDLNKLENELNNIRIKNYLTSAGLSQNIREVVNNNSELDQIIIEEDGKESSSDFMVVFFSSFIFIILLMMMVIYSGQMLVRSLVEEKANRLIEILISSCTPEDLLTGKILGLSLLGLTQLLIWAMIGITLAGAAVIPYTAFENILPMLIYFILGFLLYTTIFVGVGSIVSTEQEAQQVTSYLSLIMMLPVVIAVPAIQNPDTMLVKILSFFPLTTPSIMLLRLNISEISIPEILLTISILILSIVLMIYISSKIFRIGILSYGKRPSLKEISRWLREK